The following are from one region of the Clostridia bacterium genome:
- the miaB gene encoding tRNA (N6-isopentenyl adenosine(37)-C2)-methylthiotransferase MiaB, with protein MNQATDFDNSLIENVYKIVSQKDLKYFIKTWGCQMNEHDSEKIEGMLEHMGYMPAPDEKHADIVVFNTCCVRENAELKVYGHIGALKHLKRRNPDMIICVCGCMTQQKQISEYIKKTYPFVDIVIGTHNTHILPELVQKVLKNQSPIVSVWDKESGIVERMPVKREKGVKAWVTVMYGCDNFCTYCIVPYVRGRERSRRIEDITEEIKLLGQQGYKEITLLGQNVNSYGKDLGGKVDFADLLYQVDKIEQIERIRFITSHPKDLSDRLIYAMRDCDKVCEQLHLPIQSGSSAILKKMNRRYTKEQYLELVDKVRKEIPGVAISTDIIVGFPGETDQDFNETIDVIKRVKYDSAFTFIYSKRSGTPAAKMQNQIDEDTKHERLYRLIEVQTKISQQINQKLLGSTVEVLVEQVSKKNQHKVTGRTRTGKIVNFQGEKDLIGKLIKVKITNVLAHWLEGNVVK; from the coding sequence ATGAATCAAGCTACTGATTTTGATAATTCTCTGATAGAAAATGTATATAAAATTGTAAGCCAAAAAGATTTAAAATATTTTATAAAGACTTGGGGCTGTCAAATGAATGAGCATGACTCTGAAAAAATAGAGGGTATGCTTGAACACATGGGATATATGCCTGCCCCGGATGAAAAACATGCGGATATAGTAGTATTCAATACATGCTGTGTTAGAGAAAACGCTGAGTTAAAAGTGTATGGACATATTGGCGCTTTAAAGCATTTAAAAAGGCGAAACCCTGATATGATCATATGTGTCTGCGGATGCATGACACAACAGAAACAAATATCTGAATATATCAAAAAAACATATCCTTTTGTGGACATTGTTATTGGCACACATAATACACATATACTCCCTGAATTGGTACAAAAGGTATTGAAAAACCAAAGTCCTATTGTCAGTGTTTGGGACAAAGAGAGTGGTATAGTAGAGAGGATGCCTGTAAAAAGAGAAAAGGGCGTAAAAGCATGGGTAACTGTTATGTACGGATGTGATAATTTTTGCACATACTGCATTGTGCCCTATGTAAGAGGAAGAGAAAGGAGCAGGAGAATAGAAGATATCACAGAAGAGATAAAATTATTAGGCCAACAAGGATACAAAGAGATAACTCTACTAGGTCAGAATGTAAATTCATATGGGAAAGATTTAGGTGGAAAAGTAGATTTTGCAGATTTACTGTATCAAGTTGATAAAATAGAGCAAATAGAAAGGATTAGATTTATCACTTCACATCCAAAAGATTTGTCCGATAGACTGATATATGCCATGAGGGATTGCGATAAGGTGTGTGAGCAGTTACATCTACCTATACAGTCTGGAAGCAGTGCTATATTGAAAAAGATGAATCGAAGATATACTAAAGAGCAATATCTTGAGTTGGTGGACAAAGTGCGAAAGGAGATTCCGGGAGTAGCTATATCTACTGATATAATTGTAGGTTTTCCCGGTGAAACTGATCAAGACTTTAATGAAACGATTGATGTAATAAAACGAGTAAAATATGATTCCGCTTTTACTTTTATTTATTCTAAAAGAAGTGGTACACCTGCAGCAAAAATGCAAAATCAAATAGATGAAGATACAAAGCATGAAAGACTTTATCGATTGATAGAGGTGCAAACAAAAATAAGCCAGCAAATAAACCAAAAATTATTAGGAAGTACTGTAGAGGTCCTTGTAGAGCAAGTAAGTAAAAAAAATCAGCATAAGGTGACAGGAAGGACTAGAACAGGGAAAATAGTAAACTTTCAAGGTGAAAAAGATTTGATCGGAAAATTGATAAAAGTGAAAATAACCAATGTGCTGGCCCACTGGTTGGAGGGAAATGTAGTAAAATAA